A genome region from Tolypothrix sp. PCC 7712 includes the following:
- a CDS encoding aldehyde dehydrogenase family protein yields MTTQLTPPQSQTTIRTYQNFINGKYISPLSGVNYERKSPLTGETIVQIPWSNQADTDVAIQAARQVFDDGTWSTSHARVRHDILRKTAELLTTKTSEIAAVICQEVGRPIGMCIGEVQMTAQVFDYFAALTLNLQGESTTQYDRNAIGLTVHEPVGVVGIITPWNFPLLLVAWKIAPAIAAGCTMVVKPSEFTPSTAFMLAEILSEAGLPDGVINIVTGDGPVVGEHLVESPLVDKIAFTGSTAVGRRIMAKGAPTLKRMSLELGGKSPNIVFGDADLSQAIPGALFGIYINSGQVCQAGSRLLLHESIKDVFIEQFLAATQTFQIGNPTDNTTMMGPVINEIQFERIQNYIQLGEKEGAKLLIGGSGRYLVPGFEQGLFIKPTVFDHVTNEMAIAQEEIFGPVLSIMTFKDKAEALQIANQTMYGLTAAIWTKNLDTAFKMAKGIRAGTVWVNSYHTSGLEPTMPYGGYKQSGIGREVGKNGLEEYLETKAIHIKLA; encoded by the coding sequence ATGACTACCCAACTCACACCTCCCCAGTCACAAACCACAATTCGCACCTACCAAAATTTCATCAATGGTAAATATATTTCGCCCTTATCTGGTGTTAACTACGAACGAAAAAGCCCGTTAACTGGTGAAACTATCGTTCAAATTCCTTGGAGTAATCAAGCTGATACTGATGTTGCCATTCAAGCTGCAAGACAAGTATTTGATGATGGTACATGGTCAACATCCCACGCTCGCGTGCGTCATGATATTCTAAGAAAAACTGCCGAATTATTAACAACAAAAACCTCAGAAATAGCTGCAGTTATTTGTCAAGAAGTAGGTAGACCAATAGGAATGTGTATTGGTGAAGTGCAAATGACAGCACAAGTATTTGACTACTTTGCGGCTTTAACACTGAACCTACAAGGAGAATCTACTACTCAATACGATCGCAATGCTATTGGTTTAACAGTACATGAGCCTGTGGGTGTTGTGGGCATTATCACCCCGTGGAACTTCCCCCTACTATTGGTGGCGTGGAAAATTGCACCTGCGATCGCAGCTGGTTGCACAATGGTAGTTAAACCTAGCGAATTTACTCCCTCCACCGCCTTTATGCTGGCGGAAATTCTCAGCGAGGCTGGTTTACCTGATGGTGTCATTAATATTGTCACAGGTGACGGCCCAGTGGTCGGAGAACATTTAGTTGAATCACCCTTAGTTGATAAAATCGCCTTTACAGGTTCCACTGCTGTTGGTAGACGCATCATGGCTAAAGGCGCACCCACCCTGAAACGAATGAGTTTAGAGTTAGGCGGTAAAAGTCCTAATATAGTCTTTGGTGATGCAGATTTATCTCAAGCAATTCCCGGGGCATTATTTGGCATCTATATTAATAGTGGTCAAGTCTGCCAAGCAGGTTCTCGATTGTTATTGCATGAGTCCATTAAAGATGTATTTATTGAGCAATTTCTTGCCGCTACCCAAACTTTTCAAATAGGCAACCCCACAGATAATACAACGATGATGGGGCCAGTGATTAACGAAATCCAGTTTGAACGCATTCAAAACTATATTCAACTGGGGGAAAAAGAAGGTGCAAAACTCTTAATTGGTGGTAGCGGACGTTATCTTGTACCTGGATTTGAGCAAGGTTTATTTATTAAACCCACCGTTTTTGATCATGTTACCAATGAAATGGCGATCGCTCAAGAAGAAATCTTTGGCCCGGTGCTGTCAATTATGACATTTAAAGATAAAGCGGAAGCATTACAAATCGCCAATCAAACCATGTACGGTTTAACAGCAGCCATCTGGACTAAAAATCTCGATACCGCCTTCAAAATGGCTAAAGGAATTCGTGCTGGTACAGTTTGGGTGAACTCTTATCATACTTCTGGCTTAGAACCAACTATGCCTTATGGTGGTTACAAACAAAGCGGAATTGGTCGCGAAGTAGGCAAGAATGGTTTAGAAGAGTATTTAGAAACAAAAGCCATTCACATCAAATTAGCTTAA
- a CDS encoding DUF2993 domain-containing protein — protein sequence MPDKERLEEHILSQAAENTLSNQLDEVEQIDVDVRTDLLKIVQGQVDEVSLTGQGLVFQKDIRVQEIKVKTDNVAVNPLNAIFGQIELNEPVNAIARIVMTEADINHALSSDLIRSQSQNWDLNVDGEIVNFNLQEMQLLLPGSGKIEFRGKVLLNELGNSRLLDFTARLKPFTHSQPLLLESFNCNQGDGLSVNLIAALMQKVKEMLQLPYFEWQNMLLSIKDMKVQADNIIMLVKAHVNQIPSTDSLLSPQ from the coding sequence ATGCCAGACAAGGAAAGGTTGGAGGAGCATATATTATCACAGGCGGCAGAAAATACTCTATCCAACCAGTTGGACGAAGTAGAACAAATAGATGTAGATGTGCGAACCGATCTACTTAAAATTGTTCAGGGACAGGTAGATGAAGTTTCCCTAACTGGTCAAGGTCTGGTGTTCCAAAAAGACATCCGTGTACAGGAAATAAAAGTCAAAACAGATAACGTTGCTGTCAATCCTTTAAATGCAATTTTTGGACAAATTGAACTAAACGAGCCAGTAAATGCGATCGCTCGAATTGTCATGACAGAAGCAGATATTAATCATGCTTTATCTTCTGACTTAATTCGCAGTCAATCACAAAATTGGGATTTGAATGTAGATGGCGAAATTGTCAATTTTAATCTGCAAGAAATGCAATTATTGCTACCTGGTAGCGGTAAAATAGAATTCAGGGGAAAAGTGCTGCTCAATGAACTGGGAAACAGCCGCTTACTAGATTTTACCGCGAGACTTAAGCCATTCACCCATTCACAACCTTTACTCTTAGAGAGCTTCAACTGTAATCAGGGAGATGGTTTGTCAGTCAATCTCATAGCAGCATTAATGCAAAAGGTAAAAGAAATGCTGCAATTACCATATTTTGAATGGCAAAATATGCTATTAAGCATTAAAGATATGAAAGTACAGGCAGATAATATCATTATGCTAGTCAAAGCCCATGTCAATCAAATTCCCTCAACAGATTCTCTGCTTTCTCCTCAATAA
- a CDS encoding glycoside hydrolase family 10 protein, translated as MLTKLLSIFRQFPLYNQGLRSIKHLFSLLFAISFATVLLLHNLIPATAQVSQVPATEIRGVWMTNNDFEILSDRAKLQETIGQLRSLNFNTIYPLVWNDGYTKYPSAVAQRAGIPFYFKGKEGQDIIADIVAQARRQGVLAIPWFEFGFMAPLTSELASNHPDWLTQKQDGTQTSISAAGEVAWLNPFHPEVQKFITDLVLEIITQYDADGIQFDDHMSLPVDFGYDKYTINLYTQETGSPPPPNPHAQAWKQWRTDKITAFMFQLNRAVKAKKPNAIFSVSPNYYDFAYKYQLQDWLTWVRLGAVDELIVQLYRSDLESFNSKLTSPELIETKQIIPTGVGIMTGLRNRPVSIQQIQSQVRAAQQQGLGVTFFYYESLWDYGQEPAAQRQAGFQEVFANPAVRDRFQFTARKPSFNTISVPLYAKGSVGQRSRGYFMELAIAGGQPKRVLLDTGSAGLRVPKEFLGNAPINRTGQIIKEVLSDGTVLEGELVYTNMQLGLLSTDEPVPVQIVTSRQCLPQKPNCSAKSGTPFSGIIGVNYSEKSLPYNPLRKLPGNLSNGLIITGSNNKASLILGLTANNQNGFKMVSLSPQPAINDIPGNRWDSGLNGVCVTISGTSLKNTCNGKMVVDSGSNRGLTEVKSAALIGKLKPGRLRPENALKLGIPGVFDYSVTPGNRDGINVWNLNVSAKAENPVLVNSGMGFFDKYDVLLDPVNGQQGFRSRT; from the coding sequence ATGCTCACTAAATTATTATCCATATTTAGACAATTTCCTTTATATAATCAGGGTTTACGCTCAATTAAGCACCTTTTCTCCTTACTATTTGCAATATCATTTGCTACAGTCTTACTCTTACATAACCTCATCCCTGCAACCGCTCAGGTATCACAAGTACCTGCTACAGAAATTCGCGGGGTTTGGATGACGAATAATGACTTTGAGATTTTGAGCGATCGCGCTAAACTTCAAGAGACTATTGGTCAACTCCGCAGCCTGAACTTTAACACCATTTATCCCCTAGTCTGGAATGATGGCTATACCAAATATCCCAGCGCTGTAGCACAACGCGCTGGTATCCCCTTTTACTTCAAAGGAAAAGAAGGCCAAGACATCATTGCAGACATCGTGGCTCAAGCCCGTCGTCAAGGGGTACTGGCTATACCTTGGTTTGAGTTTGGCTTTATGGCTCCCCTCACTTCCGAACTCGCATCCAACCATCCCGATTGGCTGACGCAAAAACAGGATGGAACCCAAACTTCTATTAGCGCTGCGGGTGAAGTGGCTTGGCTGAATCCCTTTCACCCAGAAGTACAAAAGTTTATTACTGACCTCGTCTTAGAAATCATCACTCAATATGACGCTGATGGCATTCAATTTGACGACCACATGAGTTTACCGGTTGATTTTGGCTACGACAAGTACACAATTAACCTATATACTCAAGAAACTGGCAGCCCTCCACCACCCAATCCTCACGCTCAAGCATGGAAGCAATGGCGCACAGATAAAATCACAGCCTTTATGTTCCAGCTCAACCGAGCTGTGAAAGCCAAAAAACCCAATGCGATTTTCTCTGTATCTCCCAATTACTACGATTTTGCTTACAAATATCAATTGCAAGACTGGCTCACCTGGGTACGCTTGGGTGCGGTAGACGAGTTGATTGTCCAGCTTTACCGGAGTGATTTGGAAAGTTTTAACAGTAAACTCACCAGCCCAGAACTAATCGAAACCAAACAAATTATACCCACAGGTGTGGGGATCATGACTGGGTTGAGAAATCGCCCAGTTTCCATCCAACAAATTCAATCCCAAGTGCGGGCGGCTCAACAACAGGGTTTAGGTGTGACTTTCTTCTACTACGAAAGCCTGTGGGACTATGGACAAGAACCAGCCGCACAGCGCCAAGCTGGATTTCAAGAAGTGTTTGCTAATCCGGCTGTGCGCGATCGCTTCCAATTTACAGCCCGTAAGCCTAGTTTTAATACTATATCAGTTCCTTTATATGCTAAAGGTTCAGTCGGTCAGCGATCGCGCGGCTATTTTATGGAATTAGCGATCGCAGGTGGTCAGCCAAAACGGGTTTTATTAGACACAGGCTCGGCTGGGTTAAGAGTTCCAAAAGAATTTTTAGGTAATGCTCCTATCAACAGAACAGGTCAAATTATCAAAGAAGTTTTAAGTGATGGTACTGTTCTGGAAGGAGAATTAGTTTACACTAATATGCAGCTTGGTCTGCTTTCCACAGACGAACCTGTTCCGGTACAGATTGTTACCAGCCGTCAATGTCTTCCCCAAAAGCCTAACTGCTCTGCAAAAAGTGGTACACCGTTCTCCGGTATTATTGGTGTCAATTATTCAGAAAAATCACTTCCTTATAACCCTTTGCGAAAACTACCAGGAAATCTGAGTAATGGCTTGATTATTACTGGTAGCAACAACAAAGCTAGCCTCATTCTGGGTTTAACAGCCAATAATCAAAATGGTTTTAAGATGGTTTCCTTAAGCCCACAACCTGCGATTAATGATATACCCGGTAACAGATGGGATTCTGGGCTTAACGGCGTTTGTGTAACTATCTCTGGTACTTCCTTGAAAAATACCTGTAACGGAAAAATGGTCGTTGATAGTGGAAGCAACAGAGGTCTTACCGAAGTTAAATCTGCTGCTTTAATAGGTAAACTCAAACCTGGCAGGTTACGCCCAGAAAATGCACTGAAATTAGGAATCCCTGGAGTTTTTGACTACAGCGTCACACCAGGAAACCGGGATGGAATTAATGTATGGAACCTTAATGTCTCTGCAAAAGCAGAAAATCCTGTATTGGTAAATAGTGGGATGGGATTTTTTGATAAATACGATGTCCTACTCGATCCAGTTAACGGACAACAGGGTTTTCGTAGTCGTACTTGA
- a CDS encoding AMP-binding protein, translating to MSLGDCVINASNLYSDKIAILFEDQAWNYQDLNEITDKIAASLMKMGVSQGDRIAIHLSNCPEIVFCYYACFKIGAIAVPLNNRLKAPELEYILNHCQAKICISQGDLFGEIQAIQESITSVEAYFVLRNNSRFPDVRNFEEMLQPHRGKIEFPKLDESAIAAILYTSGTTARPKGVTHTHKSLLITAAYHSQQTNLSNADISGVMLPLCHIFGFALQMIASVSVGATLVIIPRFEPGLVLQNLQQHGVTKLYGLPVMYNALVNYPEVAAYRLDSLQLCFAGGDAVPATLQQGFTRMALR from the coding sequence ATGAGTCTTGGCGATTGTGTAATCAATGCTAGTAACTTATACTCTGATAAAATAGCGATTCTGTTTGAGGATCAAGCTTGGAACTATCAAGACTTGAATGAGATTACAGACAAAATCGCTGCTTCCTTGATGAAAATGGGTGTTTCTCAAGGCGATCGCATTGCTATTCATCTATCAAATTGTCCAGAAATTGTCTTTTGTTACTACGCTTGCTTTAAAATTGGTGCGATCGCAGTTCCTCTCAACAATCGTTTGAAAGCACCGGAACTCGAATATATCCTCAATCACTGTCAAGCTAAAATCTGTATCAGCCAAGGAGATTTATTTGGGGAAATTCAGGCGATCCAAGAAAGTATTACGAGTGTAGAAGCATACTTTGTATTGCGTAATAATTCTAGATTTCCTGATGTGCGTAATTTTGAGGAAATGTTACAACCACATAGAGGTAAGATAGAGTTTCCTAAGTTAGATGAAAGTGCGATCGCGGCAATTTTATACACTTCTGGTACCACAGCACGTCCTAAAGGCGTTACCCACACCCATAAATCTTTACTGATTACAGCCGCATATCACAGCCAACAAACCAACTTAAGCAATGCAGATATTAGTGGTGTGATGTTACCTCTGTGTCATATCTTTGGTTTTGCCTTGCAAATGATTGCATCTGTGAGTGTTGGTGCAACATTAGTAATTATCCCTCGTTTTGAGCCAGGATTAGTCTTGCAAAATCTCCAGCAACATGGTGTTACCAAACTTTACGGACTACCAGTCATGTATAACGCTTTGGTGAACTATCCAGAAGTAGCTGCTTACCGTCTAGATAGTTTGCAACTTTGTTTTGCTGGTGGTGATGCAGTTCCCGCAACGTTACAACAAGGTTTTACCCGAATGGCACTAAGATAA
- a CDS encoding class I SAM-dependent methyltransferase: protein MQQLFPGEVFANTADFDTGIRQLLPRYDEMLEVITRCLPSTTLRVLELGCGTGELSLKILQRCPNAQVIALDYSPRMLQFAQSKIVTAGYQNRWSCVQADFGEWANNPEKFAAGKEFDACVSSLAIHHLQDEMKFKLFQQIAASLSPNGCFWNADPILPESPALVEVYKAAREEWANQQGKTLAEVRAKVGTTTTQGYSSQDQLASVDAHLQMLRQAGFLTVAVPWKYYGLAVFGGWLGKF, encoded by the coding sequence ATGCAACAACTATTTCCCGGTGAAGTATTTGCCAACACTGCTGATTTTGATACAGGGATTCGTCAGCTATTACCGCGCTATGACGAAATGCTGGAGGTAATTACCCGTTGTCTGCCTTCTACTACTCTTCGCGTCTTAGAATTAGGCTGTGGCACAGGGGAACTGAGTTTAAAAATACTTCAACGTTGCCCTAATGCTCAAGTTATTGCCCTAGATTACTCACCTCGGATGTTGCAATTTGCTCAAAGTAAAATTGTCACAGCCGGATATCAAAATCGGTGGAGTTGTGTACAAGCTGATTTTGGCGAATGGGCAAATAATCCAGAAAAATTTGCTGCAGGTAAGGAATTTGATGCCTGTGTTTCTTCTCTAGCAATTCATCATCTCCAAGATGAGATGAAATTTAAGTTATTTCAGCAAATTGCTGCTAGCTTGAGTCCTAATGGTTGTTTTTGGAATGCTGATCCTATCCTACCGGAATCACCTGCCTTGGTGGAAGTATACAAAGCAGCGCGAGAGGAATGGGCTAATCAACAGGGGAAAACCCTGGCGGAGGTTCGTGCTAAGGTGGGTACAACTACTACACAGGGCTACTCAAGCCAAGACCAATTAGCTTCTGTGGATGCTCATTTACAAATGCTCAGACAAGCAGGGTTTTTAACAGTCGCAGTACCTTGGAAATACTATGGTTTAGCAGTGTTTGGCGGTTGGCTGGGCAAATTTTAG
- a CDS encoding class I adenylate-forming enzyme family protein — MPFGFTQIFGVEILEGCGMTEVIPYSMNPNDAKRLGSIGKATEGMMLRIVNENGEDVPQGEIGEIIVKSEAMMLGYWNQPEATAAVLQDGWLYTGDLAWMDADNYYWFVSRRKEIIVRGGSNISPLEVEAVLYQHPSVKEAAVIGVPNANCGEIVQAFVVLKAGYAISKIELKEFMSDRIAALYRVIHRTYLQPAPTQETAAELLDLPFSTYRRHLKAGMTRIAEILWQREIS, encoded by the coding sequence GTGCCATTCGGTTTTACCCAAATATTTGGTGTAGAAATTCTTGAAGGATGCGGGATGACAGAGGTAATTCCTTATAGCATGAACCCTAACGATGCTAAACGCCTTGGTTCTATTGGGAAAGCTACAGAGGGAATGATGCTGCGAATAGTCAATGAAAACGGGGAAGATGTTCCTCAAGGTGAAATTGGCGAAATTATTGTCAAAAGTGAAGCAATGATGCTTGGCTATTGGAATCAGCCAGAAGCTACCGCCGCTGTATTACAAGATGGCTGGTTATATACAGGTGATTTGGCTTGGATGGATGCAGATAATTATTACTGGTTTGTGAGCCGTAGAAAAGAAATTATCGTTCGGGGTGGTTCTAATATTTCGCCTTTAGAAGTGGAAGCAGTTTTATATCAACATCCATCTGTGAAAGAAGCCGCAGTTATTGGTGTACCCAATGCAAATTGTGGTGAAATTGTGCAAGCATTTGTCGTACTGAAAGCAGGATATGCCATTAGCAAAATAGAATTAAAGGAATTTATGAGCGACAGAATAGCAGCATTGTATCGCGTCATTCATCGCACTTATTTACAACCCGCACCCACCCAAGAAACCGCCGCCGAGTTATTAGATTTACCCTTCAGCACCTACCGCCGTCATCTCAAAGCCGGAATGACGCGCATAGCAGAGATACTTTGGCAAAGGGAAATTAGTTAA
- a CDS encoding MFS transporter, translating to MPLHGSNRTANNVILLTIIFFAIEFLDEVIDGLCGAAWPLIRHDLNLDYVQVGMLLTIPNTISSLIEPIVGIWGDIGKRRQLILGGGVSFAIALLLLSQSYNFSLLLAAFVLFYPASGCFVSLSQATLMDIEPTRHEQNMARWALAGSVGNVIGPLILGGAVALNQSWRSAFLALALLTLLLVGMLRQFPIKTVPSHIDEPLHSFQDGIANTLTALKRRKVLLWLTLLQFSDLMLDILRSFLALYFVDIVGADNTQASFAVTVWLGFGLLGDFLLIPLLEKLKGLHYLKLSATIVLCLYPIFLLVPNTNIKLVILGLLGFCNAGWYSILQGQLYTAMPGQSGTVMTLNNLFGLVGGLIPLVLGLVAQYYGLQTTMWLLLAAPITLLIALFTV from the coding sequence ATGCCATTGCATGGTAGCAACAGAACTGCAAACAATGTAATTTTATTAACCATCATCTTTTTCGCGATTGAATTCTTAGATGAGGTGATTGATGGCTTGTGTGGTGCGGCTTGGCCGTTAATTCGCCATGACCTAAATCTTGATTACGTGCAAGTAGGAATGTTACTGACAATACCCAATACTATCAGTAGCTTAATTGAGCCGATAGTAGGTATATGGGGAGATATTGGGAAGCGGCGACAATTAATTTTGGGTGGAGGAGTGAGTTTTGCGATCGCACTCCTCCTTTTAAGCCAGAGCTATAATTTTTCATTATTATTAGCAGCCTTTGTGCTGTTTTATCCCGCATCTGGTTGCTTTGTCAGTCTTTCTCAAGCCACTCTCATGGATATTGAACCGACGCGCCACGAACAAAATATGGCACGTTGGGCATTAGCTGGTTCTGTGGGAAATGTAATTGGCCCCTTAATTTTAGGTGGCGCTGTCGCATTAAATCAAAGTTGGCGAAGTGCGTTTTTGGCATTGGCGCTGTTGACGCTGTTACTTGTAGGAATGCTAAGGCAATTTCCTATCAAAACTGTACCTTCCCACATTGATGAACCACTGCATAGCTTCCAGGATGGAATAGCTAATACCCTGACAGCATTAAAACGGCGTAAAGTTCTCCTGTGGTTAACTTTATTGCAATTTTCAGATTTAATGCTAGATATTTTGCGTAGCTTTTTAGCACTGTACTTTGTTGATATAGTTGGTGCAGATAATACGCAAGCAAGTTTTGCTGTCACTGTTTGGTTAGGGTTTGGCTTGCTGGGAGATTTCTTACTCATCCCTTTACTAGAAAAATTGAAGGGATTGCATTATTTAAAACTCAGCGCCACAATTGTTTTGTGTCTTTACCCAATTTTTTTGCTGGTACCAAACACAAATATCAAATTAGTCATTCTTGGTTTATTGGGTTTCTGTAATGCTGGTTGGTATTCAATTCTGCAAGGACAATTATACACAGCCATGCCAGGACAAAGTGGTACAGTCATGACGCTAAATAATTTATTTGGTTTAGTTGGTGGTTTAATACCGTTGGTGTTGGGTTTAGTTGCTCAATATTATGGTTTACAAACCACTATGTGGTTGTTACTCGCCGCACCTATCACCTTACTCATTGCACTATTTACCGTTTAA
- the crtO gene encoding beta-carotene ketolase CrtO, giving the protein MQEYDVVIIGAGHNGLVCAAYLLKAGYSVLLLEKRSVPGGAATTEECLPQEAPGFKFNLCAIDHEFIHLGPVVEELELEKYGLEYLECDPVVFCPHPDGKYFLAHKSLEKTCAEIARYNERDAKKYAEFTDYWQRALGAMIPMFNAPPKSIIDIVGNYDITKIKDLFSVIGSPNKTLDFIRNMMTSAEDLLNEWFDEEFLKAPLARLAAELGAPPSQKTIAIGAIMMAMRHNPGMARPRGGTGALVKALVNLVTSKGGVILTDQHVEKVLIDDKKAVGVRVAGGKEYRAKYGVISNIDAKRLFLQMTDKTDIDAVDPDLWERLERRIVNNNETILKIDLALDEPLRFPYHQHKDEYLIGSILIADSVAHVEQAHSKCTLGEIPDSDPSMYVVMPSALDPTLAPPGKHTVWIEFFAPYQIAGAEGTGLKGTGWTDELKNQVADRVVDKLATYAPNVKTATIARRVESPAELGERLGAYKGNYYHIDMTLDQMVFFRPLPEIANYKTPIDNLFLTGAGTHPGGSISGMPGRNCARVFLQTKHPIAQTLKDARDSIKSTVGSVFGII; this is encoded by the coding sequence ATGCAAGAGTACGATGTTGTGATTATTGGTGCAGGACATAACGGTTTAGTATGTGCTGCATATTTACTAAAAGCTGGCTATAGTGTCCTGCTATTAGAAAAGCGTTCTGTTCCTGGTGGTGCAGCTACCACTGAAGAATGTTTACCCCAAGAAGCACCTGGATTTAAATTTAATTTGTGTGCTATTGACCACGAATTTATACATTTAGGGCCAGTTGTTGAAGAATTAGAATTAGAAAAATATGGTTTGGAATATCTGGAATGCGATCCAGTAGTATTCTGTCCCCATCCAGATGGTAAATATTTTTTAGCGCACAAATCTCTCGAAAAAACCTGTGCAGAAATCGCGCGTTATAACGAACGTGATGCTAAAAAATACGCCGAATTTACCGACTATTGGCAACGAGCATTAGGTGCCATGATTCCCATGTTTAATGCTCCTCCAAAGTCGATTATTGATATTGTTGGTAATTACGACATCACGAAAATCAAAGATTTATTTTCTGTCATTGGTTCTCCGAATAAAACGCTGGACTTTATTCGCAACATGATGACTAGCGCAGAAGATTTACTTAACGAATGGTTTGATGAAGAGTTTCTCAAAGCACCCTTAGCGAGGCTAGCAGCAGAACTGGGTGCGCCACCATCCCAAAAAACCATTGCGATTGGTGCAATTATGATGGCAATGCGTCACAATCCTGGTATGGCTAGACCTCGCGGTGGTACTGGCGCACTTGTCAAAGCTTTGGTGAATTTAGTTACAAGTAAAGGCGGCGTAATTCTCACAGACCAGCACGTAGAAAAAGTGTTGATTGATGATAAAAAAGCAGTAGGGGTACGCGTTGCTGGCGGCAAAGAATATCGCGCTAAATATGGAGTAATTTCTAATATTGATGCCAAGCGTTTATTCTTGCAAATGACTGATAAAACTGATATTGATGCAGTCGATCCAGATTTGTGGGAAAGATTAGAACGCCGCATTGTTAACAATAATGAAACTATTCTCAAAATAGATTTAGCCTTAGATGAACCCCTGCGTTTTCCTTACCATCAACACAAAGATGAATATCTCATCGGTTCTATCTTAATTGCTGATTCTGTAGCTCACGTTGAACAAGCGCATAGCAAATGTACTTTAGGAGAAATCCCAGATTCCGATCCCTCAATGTATGTAGTCATGCCTAGCGCTTTAGATCCCACATTAGCACCACCAGGTAAGCATACAGTATGGATTGAATTTTTTGCTCCCTATCAAATTGCTGGTGCAGAAGGTACAGGCTTAAAAGGTACAGGTTGGACAGATGAATTAAAAAATCAAGTAGCAGATAGGGTAGTTGATAAGTTAGCAACCTATGCACCAAACGTCAAAACAGCAACTATCGCCCGTCGTGTTGAAAGTCCTGCAGAATTAGGCGAAAGATTAGGTGCTTATAAAGGAAATTATTACCACATTGATATGACATTAGATCAAATGGTATTTTTCCGCCCCTTGCCAGAAATAGCCAACTACAAAACACCAATTGATAATCTCTTTTTAACTGGTGCTGGTACACATCCAGGTGGTTCAATTTCTGGTATGCCGGGACGTAATTGTGCGCGGGTATTCTTACAAACTAAACATCCTATAGCCCAAACTTTAAAGGATGCCAGAGATTCAATTAAGTCTACTGTCGGCTCAGTATTTGGAATTATTTAG
- a CDS encoding alpha/beta hydrolase, whose amino-acid sequence MFSTYQIILPWLAIILSVTSLFLSSWIIIPAPNRLLQPLGVGAPEVSPWLFILNIISLVTAILCIYQPQIQITTCILSLIGLLLCTSVLSKIVPTQMQMSAAIQQELGENYLAQIPPQISAKMQPQPFSLVNSFRGITLEKIRHRKDILFATPGGVPLKMEVYQPEEIGKYPALVVIYGGAWQNGNPHANYKFNQYLAARGYTVFAIDYRHAPKYQFPAQLDDVRTALNFIRQQAAEYEADPENMILLGRSSGAHLAMLAAYQPDAPQIRAVVSYYGPVNLTEGYNDPPQPDPLNTRAILKTFLGGSPEELPDEYKIASPINYVTRPLPPTLLIYGSRDHVVQAKFGKRMYETLHKAGETAVFLEIPWAEHAFDAVFNGVSNQLALYYTERFLAWALFRP is encoded by the coding sequence ATGTTCTCTACATATCAAATAATTTTACCTTGGCTGGCAATAATACTGAGTGTTACCAGTTTATTTCTCAGTTCTTGGATTATAATTCCGGCTCCGAATCGTTTGTTGCAGCCTTTAGGAGTAGGAGCGCCAGAAGTTAGCCCTTGGTTATTTATCTTGAATATCATCTCTTTGGTAACAGCTATTTTATGTATTTATCAACCGCAAATACAAATTACTACTTGCATTTTGAGCTTAATTGGATTACTGCTGTGTACTTCAGTTTTAAGCAAAATTGTACCAACTCAAATGCAAATGTCGGCAGCAATCCAACAAGAATTAGGCGAGAATTATTTAGCACAAATCCCACCTCAAATAAGTGCTAAAATGCAACCTCAACCCTTCTCGTTAGTGAACAGCTTCCGAGGTATTACCCTAGAAAAAATCCGTCACAGAAAAGATATTTTATTCGCTACACCTGGGGGAGTTCCTTTAAAAATGGAAGTTTACCAACCAGAAGAAATAGGAAAATATCCAGCATTAGTAGTAATTTATGGTGGAGCTTGGCAAAATGGTAATCCTCACGCCAATTATAAATTCAATCAATATTTAGCAGCTCGCGGATATACAGTATTTGCCATTGATTACCGACACGCGCCCAAATATCAGTTTCCCGCACAGTTGGATGATGTGCGTACAGCGCTCAATTTTATTCGCCAACAAGCTGCAGAATATGAAGCTGACCCCGAAAACATGATACTTTTAGGTCGTTCTTCTGGCGCACATCTCGCCATGTTAGCGGCTTATCAACCAGATGCGCCACAGATTCGTGCTGTAGTAAGTTATTACGGGCCTGTGAACTTAACTGAAGGCTATAATGATCCGCCACAACCAGATCCGCTAAATACTCGTGCGATTCTCAAAACTTTTCTTGGTGGTTCCCCGGAAGAATTACCTGATGAGTATAAAATTGCTTCCCCAATTAATTACGTAACTCGCCCTTTACCACCAACATTATTAATTTACGGTAGTCGCGACCATGTCGTCCAAGCAAAATTTGGTAAGCGAATGTATGAAACTTTACACAAAGCTGGCGAAACTGCGGTTTTTTTAGAAATACCTTGGGCGGAACACGCTTTTGATGCTGTTTTCAACGGTGTCAGCAATCAATTAGCCCTATATTACACCGAGAGGTTTTTGGCTTGGGCGTTGTTTAGGCCTTAG